The following proteins are co-located in the Phragmites australis chromosome 10, lpPhrAust1.1, whole genome shotgun sequence genome:
- the LOC133930886 gene encoding protein FAR1-RELATED SEQUENCE 5-like, whose product MDAEKHVSLEEIEEYNSVVNQMFVSEKDGYKFYNSYAAKKGFSVRKEKVRYKAGTKKMKWRRFCCSSKGHRLLKFFERTDQQREPQALTRCGCNAKLDIELNEESGLWFVKGFVDGHCHVLCKPEDVFVMRSHRGLNDAQKAETIELGIGGLRKCQIMDVMEKNHGSYEETGFLLRDLYNFFARYKKERVEGRDAEFVLKYMGGKQEEDPEYFFKYSVDDEGHLKNVFWADTQSRIDYHAFGDVVVFDSTYRVNRYNLPFVPFIGLNHHHSTVVFGCGIISDESVSSYVWLLEAFLEAMRQHHPLSVITDGDIAMARAIEIVMPKADHRLCSWHIEQNMIHRLRGEKLSEFRKFVYHPMTVDNFEKRWMEYKENYGISEEDIWMVMMYDLRKKWSAAYTKGRHFLSMQSNQRSESLNSRLHKHLDRKMSLVDLVEHYEFSLSRIRRNEAELDAKASLSVPFTRISADIFEKKAARIYTPKMFKKVREQIRGLCQWEVKEVTPENGLVKYGVGSKGVRKDLVYVICIFDGSLMKNASCYCRLMEGEAIPCAHIFVVTRFLGFDNIPTCCVVERWTIQAKIAFPSDRVTNTHVQSEQMACFCGLRNKANLALFKASKSAEQSERVMRFLDEVLEEGEGDDGSMEATSFGPLLAHFSGANQ is encoded by the coding sequence ATGGATGCGGAAAAGCATGTTAGCCTGGAGGAGATCGAGGAATACAATAGTGTGGTAAATCAGATGTTTGTGAGTGAGAAGGATGGTTACAAGTTCTACAATTCTTATGCAGCAAAGAAAGGGTTTAGTGTGAGAAAGGAGAAGGTGAGATACAAAGCAGGTACAAAGAAGATGAAATGGAGGAGGTTCTGCTGCTCATCTAAAGGACACAGGttgctgaaattttttgaaagaaCTGATCAACAAAGGGAGCCACAGGCACTGACCCGTTGTGGCTGCAATGCTAAGCTTGACATCGAGCTGAATGAAGAGAGCGGATTATGGTTTGTTAAAGGTTTTGTGGATGGTCACTGTCATGTACTTTGTAAACCTGAAGATGTGTTTGTGATGCGGTCCCACCGTGGGCTAAATGATGCTCAGAAAGCTGAAACCATTGAGTTGGGCATCGGTGGGCTACGTAAATGTCAGATAATGGATGTTATGGAGAAGAATCATGGTAGCTATGAAGAGACTGGATTCTTGTTGCGGGACTTGTACAACTTCTTTGCAAGGTACAAGAAGGAGAGAGTTGAAGGTAGGGATGCAGAATTTGTTCTAAAATATATGGGAGGAAAGCAAGAAGAAGATCCAGAGTATTTCTTCAAGTACAGTGTGGATGATGAAGGGCATCTGAAAAATGTTTTTTGGGCAGATACACAGTCTCGGATTGACTATCACGCCTTTGGGGATGTCGTCGTTTTTGACAGCACTTATCGTGTGAACCGGTATAACCTCCCGTTTGTGCCTTTCATTGGTCTTAACCATCATCACAGTACGGTTGTGTTTGGGTGTGGGATCATTTCGGACGAGAGTGTATCTTCTTATGTTTGGTTGCTTGAGGCATTTTTGGAGGCTATGCGACAACATCATCCATTGTCGGTCATCACAGATGGGGACATTGCAATGGCACGTGCCATTGAGATTGTTATGCCCAAGGCAGATCACCGGCTGTGCAGTTGGCACATAGAGCAGAATATGATTCATCGCCTCCGCGGGGAGAAGCTTAGCGAATTTAGAAAGTTCGTGTACCATCCCATGACAGTTGATAATTTTGAGAAACGTTGGATGGAGTATAAGGAGAATTATGGAATCTCAGAAGAAGACatatggatggtgatgatgtATGATCTTAGAAAGAAGTGGTCCGCAGCATACACTAAAGGGAGGCATTTCTTGAGCATGCAGAGCAATCAAAGAAGCGAGAGCCTGAACTCAAGGCTTCACAAGCATCTGGACCGGAAGATGTCACTCGTTGATTTAGTGGAGCACTATGAGTTCTCCCTATCACGGATCCGTAGGAATGAAGCTGAGCTTGATGCAAAGGCTTCACTGTCAGTCCCATTCACTAGGATATCCGCTGACATTTTTGAGAAAAAGGCTGCCCGTATTTACACACCGAAGATGTTCAAGAAGGTCAGGGAGCAGATTAGGGGACTATGTCAATGGGAAGTTAAAGAGGTGACTCCGGAAAATGGTCTTGTAAAGTATGGAGTTGGATCCAAAGGTGTCAGGAAAGACCTAGTTTATGTCATATGTATTTTTGATGGCTCATTGATGAAGAATGCTTCTTGCTATTGCCGACTGATGGAGGGCGAAGCCATCCCGTGCGCACACATATTTGTTGTTACGAGGTTTCTTGGTTTTGATAACATTCCAACATGTTGTGTTGTGGAGAGGTGGACAATTCAAGCGAAGATTGCATTCCCATCTGATAGGGTTACCAATACCCATGTGCAATCGGAACAGATGGCTTGTTTTTGTGGCCTCCGAAACAAGGCTAATCTTGCTTTATTCAAAGCTTCAAAGAGTGCAGAGCAGTCAGAGAGGGTGATGCGATTCTTGGATGAGGTTTTGGAggaaggtgaaggggatgatgGTAGCATGGAGGCAACATCGTTTGGGCCTTTGCTAGCACACTTTTCAGGGGCGAACCAATGA